One region of Exiguobacterium acetylicum genomic DNA includes:
- a CDS encoding DUF951 domain-containing protein, whose amino-acid sequence MIPKTYQLHDYVEMKKQHPCGTNRWQIIRVGMDIRIKCQGCGASILMPRRDFDKRLKKVLPE is encoded by the coding sequence ATGATTCCAAAAACGTATCAACTCCATGATTATGTTGAGATGAAGAAGCAGCATCCATGTGGTACGAACCGATGGCAAATCATTCGGGTCGGCATGGATATCCGAATCAAATGTCAAGGGTGCGGGGCAAGCATTTTGATGCCACGTCGTGATTTTGATAAACGATTGAAAAAAGTCTTACCAGAGTAA
- a CDS encoding mechanosensitive ion channel family protein, with protein sequence MATNQDVQESVAQVDKLINQVMDADMWIRFGMKLLIALIIIAAFYILTRVLTGAVSRLFTIRKINEQDYLAQRQNETLLKLLQNAIRYVLGIVMLLTVLSQFGINITGLVASAGIAGLAISFGAKNLVQDIITGAFIIFERQFKVGDYVRVGVIEGVVTELGIRTTKLKGLNGEIHIIPNGQILQVTNYSVDNSFALVDVQVSYDEDLERVEQVLHEIADRTTKKYVDMFVEPIQMLGVQTLGPSEVVYRLMAEVPPMQHFQAGRLIRKELKQGLEEENIKIPYPRMVMMNPEQKNGGQTDDSKNVSTP encoded by the coding sequence ATGGCTACCAATCAAGATGTACAAGAATCCGTCGCCCAAGTCGATAAACTAATCAATCAAGTAATGGATGCGGATATGTGGATTCGTTTTGGGATGAAACTACTGATTGCGCTCATCATCATCGCGGCGTTCTATATCTTAACGCGCGTTTTGACTGGGGCAGTCTCACGTCTCTTTACGATCAGGAAAATCAATGAACAGGACTACTTGGCACAACGACAGAACGAGACATTACTGAAGTTGCTCCAAAATGCAATCCGTTACGTGCTCGGAATCGTCATGTTGTTGACGGTACTCAGTCAGTTCGGAATCAACATCACCGGTCTCGTCGCCAGTGCCGGAATCGCCGGTCTTGCGATTTCGTTCGGTGCGAAAAACTTGGTGCAAGATATCATTACCGGAGCGTTCATCATCTTCGAACGCCAGTTCAAAGTCGGAGATTATGTACGCGTCGGTGTGATTGAAGGGGTCGTCACGGAACTTGGGATTCGGACGACGAAACTCAAAGGACTCAACGGGGAGATTCACATCATCCCGAACGGTCAGATTTTACAAGTCACGAACTATTCGGTCGACAACAGTTTTGCACTCGTCGACGTCCAAGTCTCCTATGACGAAGATCTCGAGCGGGTCGAACAAGTCTTGCATGAGATTGCTGACCGGACGACGAAGAAGTATGTCGATATGTTCGTCGAACCAATCCAGATGCTTGGCGTTCAGACACTTGGTCCTTCTGAAGTCGTCTATCGTTTGATGGCAGAAGTACCACCGATGCAACATTTCCAAGCTGGTCGTCTGATCCGGAAAGAATTGAAGCAAGGACTCGAAGAAGAAAACATCAAGATCCCGTATCCACGGATGGTCATGATGAATCCAGAACAAAAGAATGGTGGACAAACGGATGATTCCAAAAACGTATCAACTCCATGA
- the yyaC gene encoding spore protease YyaC, with amino-acid sequence MISMNFRFHSHEPKPYSFFLEYTEPFAKERLAEQLFEQISAVQEKRPIVLVCIGSDRSTGDSLGPLVGTFLEKQAPAHLHVYGTLAKPVHALNLAETIHSIQTTHYRPLVIAIDACLGRLSSVGHVFFSEGPLAPGAGVQKELPAVGDFNIKAVVNVSGFMEMMILQNTRLHLVYELAELVANSFHMLDAKLSAESTRTTISFTPRSM; translated from the coding sequence ATGATTTCGATGAATTTCCGCTTTCATTCGCACGAGCCCAAGCCCTATTCTTTCTTTTTAGAATATACGGAACCGTTCGCGAAAGAACGCTTAGCTGAACAACTATTCGAACAAATCTCCGCGGTCCAAGAAAAACGACCAATCGTACTCGTCTGCATTGGTTCTGATCGTTCGACGGGCGACTCACTCGGTCCACTTGTCGGAACATTCCTTGAAAAACAAGCACCTGCTCATCTCCACGTTTACGGTACACTCGCTAAACCCGTCCATGCACTGAATCTCGCTGAAACGATTCACTCAATCCAAACGACTCATTATCGTCCACTTGTCATCGCAATTGATGCATGTCTTGGTCGACTTTCAAGCGTTGGGCACGTCTTCTTCTCGGAAGGTCCACTCGCACCCGGTGCTGGCGTCCAAAAAGAATTGCCTGCGGTCGGTGACTTCAACATTAAGGCTGTCGTTAACGTCAGTGGCTTTATGGAGATGATGATTCTCCAAAACACACGTTTACACCTCGTTTATGAATTAGCAGAACTCGTCGCGAACAGTTTCCACATGCTCGATGCGAAACTATCCGCTGAGTCGACACGGACGACAATTTCCTTTACGCCACGCTCGATGTAA